Proteins encoded together in one uncultured Desulfosarcina sp. window:
- a CDS encoding IclR family transcriptional regulator: MSSKGEKYYFVASLAKGLRTLEVLAENGEMSASKMAAHLNTSRAASHRFLTTLRDLGYAEKTDEGRFRLSFKVLELGMKKLEGFEIRHTVYPFMQEIAMAFGETVNLGHWDGNAIVHLDKVNSKEILRLDVGMGAAAPAYCTGLGKAVLAFLSDNELNAYLESVSLTAMSPKTIVSVDRLKEEIGRIRRLGYAVDDEELSLGLRCVAAPIFDYTGCPNYALSISGPAQRMTKEKIDAIQAKLVPICRQISRQIGAPQQSDPNTG; encoded by the coding sequence ATGTCGTCGAAAGGTGAAAAATATTACTTCGTCGCTTCCCTGGCCAAGGGATTGCGAACGTTGGAAGTGCTGGCCGAAAACGGCGAGATGTCTGCATCTAAAATGGCCGCTCACCTGAACACCAGCCGTGCGGCCAGCCACCGTTTTCTGACCACCCTGCGGGACTTGGGCTACGCCGAGAAAACCGATGAGGGCCGCTTTCGCCTGAGTTTCAAAGTTCTCGAACTGGGAATGAAAAAGCTGGAGGGATTCGAAATACGGCATACCGTTTATCCCTTCATGCAGGAAATCGCCATGGCCTTTGGTGAAACGGTCAATCTGGGCCACTGGGACGGAAATGCGATCGTTCATCTGGATAAAGTGAACAGCAAGGAAATTCTGCGGCTGGATGTCGGCATGGGCGCTGCCGCACCGGCATACTGCACCGGATTGGGCAAAGCGGTTCTGGCTTTTTTAAGCGATAACGAGCTGAACGCTTATCTCGAATCGGTGTCCCTTACGGCCATGTCCCCCAAAACCATTGTCTCGGTGGACCGCTTGAAGGAGGAAATCGGCCGCATTCGGCGGCTCGGCTATGCCGTGGACGATGAAGAACTGAGCCTGGGCCTGCGGTGCGTGGCGGCACCGATATTCGACTATACCGGCTGCCCTAACTATGCCCTGAGCATTTCCGGTCCGGCCCAACGAATGACAAAAGAGAAAATCGACGCCATTCAAGCCAAACTGGTACCGATCTGCCGGCAAATTTCCCGGCAGATCGGGGCGCCGCAACAATCAGACCCCAACACCGGTTGA
- a CDS encoding NTP transferase domain-containing protein: protein MTPIPSQSLVASIIMAAGRGSRMKGYDGNKTLLPLKPKGSLFDGSHPILTHLMESLPPGPKALIVNHCQKEVREATARTGVEYYEQPVLNGTGGAILAAGDFVAAQSADRVIITMGDVPFVKKTTYARLVDGLDDHDLTILGFSPRDKKQYGVLEIEQGQVKKITEWKYWKEYPADHQRRLTVCNSGIYAARRTALAHYLPILASRPQIVQKEIDGKMTDIREYFFTDLIEFMVTDGRPVGYHVVEDEFETMGVDDAPALEKAQTIYADLYG, encoded by the coding sequence ATGACCCCGATCCCTTCTCAATCCCTTGTCGCGTCCATCATCATGGCGGCCGGCAGGGGCAGCCGCATGAAAGGCTATGATGGCAACAAAACCCTGCTTCCCCTGAAACCGAAAGGTTCCCTGTTCGACGGCAGTCATCCCATTTTAACGCACCTGATGGAAAGCCTGCCTCCGGGTCCTAAAGCCCTGATCGTCAATCATTGCCAAAAAGAGGTCCGTGAGGCCACTGCCCGAACCGGAGTCGAATATTACGAGCAGCCGGTGCTCAACGGCACGGGCGGGGCGATCCTGGCCGCCGGGGATTTCGTTGCCGCCCAGTCCGCAGACAGGGTGATCATCACCATGGGCGACGTTCCCTTTGTCAAAAAAACCACCTACGCCCGGCTGGTGGACGGCCTTGACGACCATGACCTGACGATCCTCGGCTTTTCTCCCCGGGATAAAAAACAGTACGGCGTGCTGGAAATCGAGCAAGGGCAGGTCAAAAAGATCACCGAGTGGAAATACTGGAAGGAGTACCCGGCAGACCACCAGCGCCGGTTGACGGTCTGCAATTCGGGCATCTACGCGGCCCGCCGTACGGCTCTGGCCCACTACCTGCCTATTCTGGCTTCCCGCCCCCAGATCGTGCAAAAGGAGATCGACGGCAAGATGACCGATATCCGGGAGTACTTTTTCACCGACCTGATCGAGTTCATGGTCACGGACGGAAGGCCGGTCGGGTATCATGTGGTCGAAGACGAATTCGAAACCATGGGGGTGGACGACGCCCCGGCGCTGGAAAAAGCGCAAACCATCTATGCCGACCTTTACGGTTGA
- a CDS encoding PAS domain S-box protein, whose amino-acid sequence MDAEDPRSKNKQSFLESVLDTIQDGVFFMDHDLNILQVNRWMEEMYADSMPLVGKPCHLVLKKLDEDCQQCPCRRSIQAKRPHVEVLAILNGTTPIRWFEVSVTRFEGPDDGQIYAIGQVRDITERKQAERFLEEEISRRRILVEQSRDGIVVLEQNGSVLEANREFAHMLGYSLEEVHKLHVWDWDAQWNRQKLLDMLRTIDERGDHFETRHRRKDGSFYDVEISTNGAVYRGQKLIFCVCRDISARVAERKQIEADLRLTRFSFDKASIGIFQTGEDGRILAANPHACRLLGYGRQELCRMNLYEIEPGLSELNRNDLWQQLIDNGSVNFETRLRRKDGTFLPVDIAANLFEFEGGRYSISFVRDLTEKKNHEKQKAVMENHLRQAQRMEALGTLASGIAHDFNNILAAIYGYSELAQLRCPEKSKLRHYVEQIATASIRAKNLVQQILTFSRRGKTEKRIIDIGSVVEEALTLIRATLPSTIKIRQDAAPGMGDVLADETQIHQVVMNLCTNAYQAMGNGGGMLEVSLTEVAVGTYDSTCYPVISPGKYLKLVVADTGQGMDRAYMDRIFDPYFTTKKPGEGTGMGLSTVHGIVKDHGGSIKVYSQPGVGTTIQVFFPLAESAGRPSRDDATAFSPGRGVVLFVDDEAQLRDIGNELLEGLGYLVETRVNPTDTIEAFRLNPLKYDLLITDWTMPQMTGGKLARKVREIRPDIPIILCTGLPAAIDDAELKAIGVRHVLPKPVTLNRLAAAVSRSLEDRPADR is encoded by the coding sequence ATGGATGCCGAAGATCCACGTTCCAAAAATAAGCAAAGCTTTTTGGAAAGTGTCCTGGACACGATTCAAGACGGCGTTTTCTTTATGGACCACGATCTGAACATCCTGCAGGTCAATCGTTGGATGGAAGAGATGTATGCCGACTCCATGCCGCTGGTCGGTAAACCGTGCCACCTTGTGCTGAAAAAACTGGACGAGGATTGTCAGCAATGCCCTTGCCGCCGATCCATTCAAGCGAAGAGGCCGCACGTCGAGGTGCTGGCTATTCTCAACGGGACGACCCCTATCCGATGGTTCGAAGTTTCGGTGACGCGCTTCGAGGGGCCGGATGACGGGCAAATTTATGCCATCGGACAGGTGCGGGACATCACCGAGCGCAAACAGGCGGAGCGGTTTCTCGAAGAGGAGATTTCCCGACGACGCATTCTGGTGGAACAGTCCAGGGACGGAATTGTCGTCCTGGAACAAAACGGCAGCGTCCTGGAGGCCAATCGTGAGTTTGCCCATATGCTCGGCTATTCCCTGGAAGAGGTCCACAAGCTGCATGTATGGGATTGGGACGCGCAGTGGAACAGGCAGAAACTTTTGGATATGCTGCGGACCATCGACGAGAGGGGCGATCATTTCGAAACGCGCCACCGTCGCAAAGACGGCAGTTTTTACGATGTCGAGATCAGCACCAATGGCGCCGTGTACCGGGGACAGAAACTGATATTCTGTGTTTGCCGGGATATCAGTGCGCGGGTCGCCGAACGCAAACAGATCGAAGCCGATCTGCGCCTCACCCGGTTTTCGTTCGACAAGGCATCCATCGGGATTTTTCAGACCGGCGAGGATGGTCGGATTCTGGCAGCCAACCCGCATGCCTGCCGATTGCTCGGCTACGGTCGGCAGGAATTGTGCCGGATGAACCTGTATGAGATCGAACCCGGTCTGTCCGAATTAAACCGCAACGATTTATGGCAGCAACTGATCGATAACGGTTCCGTCAATTTCGAAACCCGGCTTCGCCGCAAGGACGGGACTTTTCTTCCGGTGGATATTGCCGCGAACTTGTTTGAGTTCGAGGGTGGACGGTATTCGATTTCCTTTGTCCGGGACCTTACAGAGAAAAAGAATCACGAGAAACAGAAAGCCGTCATGGAAAATCACCTGCGCCAGGCTCAGCGGATGGAAGCCCTGGGAACCCTGGCCAGCGGCATCGCCCACGATTTCAACAACATCCTTGCGGCCATCTACGGCTATTCGGAACTGGCCCAACTCCGATGCCCGGAAAAGTCCAAGCTGAGGCACTATGTCGAACAGATCGCTACGGCCAGTATCCGCGCCAAAAACCTGGTGCAACAGATCCTGACCTTCAGCAGGCGGGGAAAAACGGAGAAACGGATTATCGATATCGGCAGCGTTGTTGAGGAAGCCCTGACCCTGATCCGGGCGACATTGCCGTCGACCATTAAGATCCGGCAGGACGCAGCGCCCGGCATGGGAGACGTGCTGGCGGACGAAACCCAGATCCACCAGGTCGTCATGAACCTGTGTACCAATGCCTATCAGGCCATGGGCAATGGCGGCGGCATGCTCGAAGTGAGCCTCACGGAGGTAGCCGTCGGCACCTACGATTCAACCTGCTATCCGGTCATCAGCCCCGGCAAATACCTGAAACTCGTTGTCGCCGATACCGGCCAGGGAATGGACCGTGCCTATATGGACCGAATTTTCGATCCCTACTTTACCACCAAGAAGCCCGGGGAAGGCACCGGCATGGGGCTGTCCACCGTGCACGGCATCGTAAAGGATCATGGCGGAAGCATCAAGGTGTACAGCCAGCCGGGGGTGGGAACGACCATCCAGGTGTTTTTTCCCCTGGCGGAAAGTGCCGGCCGTCCATCCAGGGATGATGCCACCGCCTTTTCGCCGGGCAGGGGAGTGGTCCTTTTCGTCGACGATGAAGCGCAGTTGAGAGATATCGGCAACGAACTGCTGGAAGGTCTGGGATACCTGGTCGAAACCCGGGTCAATCCCACTGACACCATCGAGGCCTTTCGCCTGAATCCGCTCAAGTACGATCTGCTGATTACCGATTGGACGATGCCGCAAATGACCGGTGGGAAACTGGCCCGCAAAGTCAGAGAAATCCGACCGGATATTCCCATCATTCTATGTACGGGATTACCGGCGGCAATCGACGACGCCGAATTAAAGGCGATCGGCGTCAGGCATGTGCTGCCGAAACCGGTCACCTTGAATCGTCTGGCCGCTGCCGTATCAAGGTCTTTGGAGGATCGGCCGGCCGACCGATGA
- a CDS encoding OmpA family protein, with amino-acid sequence MHKKAQAWSVSRILFMTIFLVSCSATRSVVVLLPDSEGRVGDLRVYSSQGEVQLDQAYQSVALDPQAKSKPSSSAMERQEIANRFGDALAVEPEIPTRLDFFTLYYETDSVELTPDSSRSMEAVIAFLKQSDVREFYVIGHTDRLGSKAYNWKLSKKRAITMKRLLVAGGIPSDRISVSFLGETEPQIETDDEVQEPLNRRVRIIVKRRKETSHDRPIAP; translated from the coding sequence ATGCACAAAAAGGCACAGGCCTGGTCGGTTTCCCGTATCCTTTTCATGACCATTTTTCTGGTAAGCTGTTCGGCCACCAGGAGTGTGGTTGTCTTGCTGCCCGATTCGGAAGGCCGGGTGGGAGATCTTCGGGTATATTCCTCTCAAGGTGAAGTTCAACTGGATCAGGCCTATCAATCCGTTGCTTTAGACCCCCAGGCCAAATCGAAGCCATCGTCATCCGCCATGGAGAGACAGGAAATTGCGAACCGATTCGGCGATGCCCTGGCGGTAGAGCCGGAAATCCCGACGAGACTCGACTTTTTCACCCTCTATTATGAAACGGATTCGGTCGAACTCACCCCCGATTCCAGCCGGAGCATGGAGGCCGTCATTGCCTTTCTGAAACAATCGGATGTTCGCGAATTTTATGTGATCGGCCACACCGATCGATTGGGCAGCAAGGCGTACAACTGGAAGTTGTCCAAAAAACGGGCGATTACCATGAAACGCCTGTTGGTGGCAGGCGGAATCCCATCCGATCGCATCTCAGTTTCTTTTCTGGGTGAAACCGAACCCCAGATCGAGACTGACGACGAGGTCCAAGAGCCGTTGAACCGGCGGGTCAGGATCATCGTAAAACGCCGGAAAGAAACATCCCATGACCGTCCCATTGCCCCATAA
- a CDS encoding FecR domain-containing protein: MGLDMMHLKSTLLLFVFFPAAVVLGFHSAPAAAHTVAEIASIKGTVHLNRSSGENRLAVGFRLMPGDILETGVDGSLGLVFDDDTRLSMGPDSRLKIEEFVFDPGKSEFSFIVRMFKGTVVYVSGLIAKISPKATKFITPTASIGIRGTRFAVHVEEIKS, translated from the coding sequence ATGGGGCTGGATATGATGCATCTGAAATCAACCTTGCTTTTATTTGTGTTTTTTCCAGCGGCAGTCGTCCTTGGATTTCATTCGGCACCGGCGGCCGCCCATACGGTCGCGGAAATCGCCTCCATCAAAGGTACCGTTCACCTCAACCGCTCCTCCGGAGAAAACCGCCTCGCCGTCGGATTCCGCCTGATGCCCGGCGATATCCTCGAGACCGGGGTCGATGGTTCGCTGGGGTTGGTCTTCGACGATGATACCCGCCTGTCCATGGGGCCCGACAGCCGGTTGAAGATCGAGGAATTTGTTTTCGATCCCGGCAAATCCGAATTCTCCTTCATTGTCAGAATGTTCAAGGGGACGGTGGTCTACGTATCCGGGCTCATTGCCAAAATATCCCCAAAAGCGACGAAGTTCATTACCCCCACGGCTTCAATCGGTATTCGCGGCACCCGGTTCGCCGTTCATGTCGAAGAAATCAAGAGCTGA
- a CDS encoding Dabb family protein, with product MITHVVMMKFKPEVGDAQIDELEALLDSLPDKIDEIQSYDFGRDIVHSERSYDFALVSVFANLDTLKHYQVHPAHQVVVKKLGGMCDHLAAVDYENAPYRRQDDNEPDPLKDNNLFRRL from the coding sequence ATGATTACCCACGTTGTGATGATGAAATTCAAGCCCGAGGTTGGCGACGCCCAAATCGACGAACTGGAGGCGCTGCTGGACAGCCTGCCCGATAAAATCGACGAAATCCAGAGCTATGATTTCGGACGGGATATCGTCCACTCCGAACGCTCTTACGATTTTGCCCTGGTGTCCGTGTTCGCCAACCTGGATACGCTCAAACACTACCAGGTGCATCCCGCCCATCAGGTGGTGGTGAAAAAACTGGGTGGCATGTGCGACCATCTCGCGGCCGTGGATTATGAAAACGCCCCCTATCGTCGGCAGGACGACAACGAACCCGACCCGCTGAAGGACAACAACCTGTTTCGGCGGCTTTAG
- the panB gene encoding 3-methyl-2-oxobutanoate hydroxymethyltransferase, protein MSKKKMTRFDLQKMKQESKKAVWITAYDYWTASFAEEAGMDMILVGDSLGMCIYGYSGTVPVTMDQCIWHSEGVRRGAPNTFIIGDMPFLSYQVSVPEAVRNAGRFHKEAGVDAIKLEGGVRVCPQIQAIADGGMLVMGHIGLTPQSSGQQGGFKAQGRTAEAARDLIADAKAIEAAGAFALLVEAVPPEVCGIIRNTLNIPVYSIGAGWEADGQLMICSDVLGIFQAFTPKFVKKYENLGAKTVTAFKQYVEDARGGKFPAEEHAYKMVDGELEKLKNLLES, encoded by the coding sequence ATGAGTAAAAAGAAAATGACCCGCTTCGATTTGCAGAAAATGAAGCAGGAAAGCAAAAAGGCCGTCTGGATTACCGCTTACGACTACTGGACCGCTTCTTTTGCCGAAGAGGCCGGGATGGACATGATTCTCGTCGGCGACTCGCTGGGCATGTGCATCTACGGCTACAGCGGCACGGTGCCGGTAACCATGGACCAGTGCATCTGGCACAGCGAGGGGGTTCGGCGCGGCGCACCCAACACCTTTATTATCGGCGACATGCCCTTTTTGTCCTACCAGGTCAGTGTACCGGAGGCGGTCCGCAACGCCGGCCGGTTCCACAAGGAAGCCGGCGTCGATGCCATCAAACTGGAGGGCGGCGTCCGCGTATGCCCCCAGATTCAGGCCATTGCCGACGGCGGCATGCTGGTCATGGGCCACATTGGCTTGACTCCCCAGAGTTCCGGCCAGCAGGGCGGCTTCAAGGCCCAGGGACGCACGGCTGAAGCAGCCCGGGATCTGATTGCCGATGCAAAGGCCATCGAAGCGGCGGGCGCTTTTGCCCTGCTGGTGGAAGCGGTGCCGCCGGAGGTCTGCGGGATTATCCGCAATACCTTGAATATTCCGGTCTACAGCATTGGGGCCGGATGGGAAGCCGACGGACAGCTCATGATCTGCAGCGACGTCCTGGGGATCTTTCAGGCCTTCACCCCGAAATTCGTCAAAAAATACGAGAACCTGGGCGCCAAAACGGTTACGGCCTTCAAGCAATATGTCGAAGATGCCCGTGGCGGGAAATTTCCGGCCGAGGAGCACGCCTATAAGATGGTGGACGGCGAGTTGGAGAAGCTCAAAAACCTGCTCGAATCCTGA
- a CDS encoding CHASE2 domain-containing protein yields the protein MTVPLPHNGFWRIAGVFGKGDSIIVTGVFLSVFLPLVGGWAPSVLQHANNKMYDVFLLHTASTLPPEDIVIVDIDEKSLHRHGQWPWPRCKLAEVVERLKERGAGVIVFDMVFPERDRTSPALILENLRRDLEMDIHWEQKNWPDNDRLFAAAIEGSRVVLGYQFLFDDVEAGTPADCQLHPLTIKEDSVVSGWDAFVWQAEQATCNLLLFSQATDRSGFFNVSPDQDGILRHVPLVIRYNGQYYPSLALSAVMKDLDIDSLQVRSGWLQNWLQVGDREIPIDLSGAMLINYRKKKRVFAHISAADLLADTVDGEKLNGAIVFVGTSAVGLWDFQSTPGDPIFPAIAVHATVADNLLKGDVRFRPHPAAGIEVLVAIVSGIFFVIAHARLRASSGLLLFIASAAGLALGSFSIFSETGAFFSPILPISILVANFTAVNLLRFWKEENKARLSIRNLSRAQEAIIKSMASMTETRDSDTGGHIQRTREYVRLLANELKKDPQYGALLTDDLLNSLYRSAPLHDIGKVGISDRILLKQGGLTEEEFEEMKRHTIIGRNIIAATNRKLGNQSFLKIAHELVYTHHEKWDGTGYPQGLKEDQIPLSGRLMALADAYDALISKRVYKPAFAHEKAVAAIRSQSGKSFDPKIVDVFSRLADDFKKISQKYTDRE from the coding sequence ATGACCGTCCCATTGCCCCATAACGGTTTCTGGCGAATTGCCGGCGTTTTCGGCAAGGGCGATTCCATTATCGTCACCGGGGTGTTTCTCTCCGTGTTCCTGCCGCTGGTGGGTGGATGGGCGCCGTCTGTCCTGCAGCATGCCAACAACAAGATGTACGATGTCTTTTTGCTCCATACCGCTTCTACTTTGCCGCCGGAAGATATTGTTATTGTCGACATCGATGAAAAGAGTCTGCATCGGCATGGACAGTGGCCCTGGCCGAGGTGCAAACTGGCTGAGGTGGTTGAACGGCTGAAAGAGCGCGGCGCCGGGGTGATTGTTTTCGATATGGTGTTTCCCGAAAGGGACCGGACCTCGCCGGCGCTGATCCTGGAAAACCTGCGGCGCGATTTGGAAATGGACATCCACTGGGAACAAAAAAACTGGCCGGACAATGACCGGCTGTTTGCCGCCGCCATCGAAGGCAGCCGTGTCGTTCTGGGCTACCAGTTTCTTTTCGACGATGTAGAAGCGGGCACACCGGCAGACTGTCAGCTACACCCGTTGACCATCAAAGAAGATTCCGTCGTTTCAGGCTGGGACGCTTTTGTCTGGCAGGCCGAACAGGCAACCTGCAATCTTCTCCTTTTCAGTCAGGCCACCGATCGTTCCGGATTCTTCAATGTATCGCCGGATCAGGATGGTATCTTGCGCCATGTGCCGTTGGTGATCCGGTACAACGGGCAATACTATCCCAGCCTGGCGCTTTCGGCGGTGATGAAGGACCTGGACATCGACAGCCTTCAAGTGCGAAGCGGTTGGCTCCAGAACTGGCTGCAGGTGGGCGACCGGGAGATTCCCATCGATCTGTCCGGCGCCATGCTGATCAATTACCGGAAAAAGAAAAGGGTGTTTGCCCATATTTCGGCGGCCGACCTTCTGGCCGATACGGTCGACGGGGAAAAATTGAATGGCGCCATCGTTTTCGTGGGCACGTCGGCAGTCGGGCTTTGGGATTTCCAATCCACCCCCGGCGATCCGATCTTTCCCGCCATCGCGGTCCACGCGACGGTCGCCGACAATTTGCTGAAAGGGGATGTGCGTTTCCGCCCCCACCCGGCCGCAGGAATAGAAGTGCTCGTCGCCATCGTCAGCGGCATTTTCTTCGTCATCGCCCATGCCAGGCTCAGGGCTTCCAGTGGGCTGCTGCTTTTTATCGCATCCGCCGCAGGGCTGGCGCTGGGCTCTTTTTCGATTTTCTCGGAGACAGGCGCTTTTTTCTCTCCGATCCTTCCGATTTCCATCCTGGTGGCCAACTTTACGGCGGTGAACCTGCTTCGATTCTGGAAAGAGGAGAACAAGGCGCGTCTGAGCATCCGCAATCTTTCACGGGCCCAGGAGGCGATTATCAAAAGTATGGCTTCGATGACCGAAACCCGTGATTCCGACACGGGCGGCCACATTCAGAGGACTCGAGAGTATGTGCGGCTGCTGGCCAATGAATTGAAAAAGGACCCGCAGTACGGCGCCCTATTGACCGATGACCTGCTGAATTCGCTTTATCGCTCGGCCCCGCTGCATGATATCGGCAAGGTGGGCATCAGCGACAGGATTCTTTTGAAACAGGGCGGGCTCACCGAAGAAGAGTTCGAGGAGATGAAACGGCACACGATCATCGGGCGTAATATCATTGCGGCTACGAACCGGAAGCTGGGCAACCAATCGTTTTTGAAAATTGCCCATGAACTTGTCTACACGCATCATGAGAAGTGGGACGGCACCGGATATCCGCAAGGGCTCAAAGAAGACCAGATTCCGCTCTCCGGCCGCCTGATGGCGCTTGCCGACGCCTACGACGCCTTGATCAGCAAACGGGTGTACAAGCCGGCCTTTGCCCACGAAAAGGCGGTGGCGGCGATTCGCAGCCAATCGGGAAAAAGTTTCGATCCGAAAATTGTAGACGTCTTTAGCCGGTTGGCCGATGATTTCAAAAAAATCTCACAGAAATATACAGATCGGGAGTAA
- a CDS encoding FAD-dependent oxidoreductase, giving the protein MQSGHFKEKSFWLSTRDYTPGRPLQEDAKLDVAIVGGGFTGLSAAYHLKKTQPGLRIAILESQVIGYGASGRNGGFNMTLFGLTLGITAIRFGKRKAKQAHHYMEKAVDLLRDLVHDLGLDCDYEHPGFLRVATSEKYRARIMEEIELAHKLGLEGIEWIEKEQLDRQVRSPMYLGAWWEPRCGILNPAKLAWSWRDVLIDMGIEIYESTPVGEMSRSQGKVALQIPGATVVADKVVMATNAWSHFFPELSRKQIPVWTHIVLTEPLSAEQFASIGWKNRQGIEDARNLVHYYRLTADNRLLMGGRDVSITEGTDMERDLNPATFAGLKDDVRTLFPTLENIRFTHEWGGPVSVPLDMAPALGYLGDKNVVYSLGCVGHGVSLTHLNGKTLCDMILERQTERTEVFFVNRRTLPWPSGVLRNIAIKAILGYMHWEDRRFDDPAGPAAN; this is encoded by the coding sequence ATGCAGAGCGGACACTTCAAGGAGAAAAGTTTCTGGCTTTCCACGCGGGACTACACCCCCGGCCGGCCCTTGCAGGAGGATGCCAAACTGGACGTGGCGATCGTCGGCGGTGGATTTACCGGTTTGTCGGCCGCCTACCACCTCAAAAAAACGCAGCCTGGTCTGCGCATCGCTATTTTGGAAAGCCAGGTAATCGGCTATGGCGCCAGCGGGCGCAACGGCGGTTTCAACATGACGCTTTTTGGCTTGACGCTGGGGATCACGGCGATTCGTTTCGGTAAGAGAAAGGCCAAGCAAGCCCATCATTACATGGAAAAGGCCGTCGATCTGCTGCGCGATCTGGTGCATGACCTGGGATTGGACTGCGACTACGAGCACCCCGGTTTTTTGCGCGTCGCCACGTCGGAAAAATACCGTGCCCGCATCATGGAGGAGATCGAACTGGCCCACAAACTCGGCCTTGAAGGCATCGAATGGATCGAAAAGGAGCAGCTGGACCGACAAGTTCGCAGCCCCATGTACTTAGGGGCTTGGTGGGAGCCGCGCTGCGGCATCCTCAATCCGGCCAAGCTGGCCTGGAGCTGGCGGGACGTTCTTATTGACATGGGGATCGAAATATACGAATCTACGCCTGTCGGCGAGATGTCCCGGAGTCAGGGAAAAGTGGCTCTGCAGATCCCCGGAGCAACGGTTGTCGCCGATAAAGTGGTCATGGCCACCAACGCCTGGTCCCATTTCTTTCCTGAATTGAGCAGAAAACAGATCCCCGTCTGGACCCATATCGTATTGACCGAACCACTCAGCGCAGAGCAGTTCGCTTCCATCGGATGGAAAAACAGGCAGGGCATCGAGGATGCCCGCAACCTGGTTCATTACTACCGTCTTACCGCAGATAATCGACTTCTCATGGGAGGCAGGGATGTCTCTATTACAGAAGGTACCGACATGGAGCGGGACCTGAATCCGGCAACCTTTGCCGGCTTGAAGGATGATGTCCGCACGCTTTTTCCGACCCTGGAGAACATCCGTTTCACCCACGAGTGGGGCGGGCCGGTGTCGGTGCCGCTGGACATGGCCCCGGCCCTGGGCTACCTGGGAGACAAGAACGTGGTCTACAGCTTAGGGTGTGTGGGCCACGGCGTAAGCCTGACCCACCTCAACGGAAAGACCCTTTGCGACATGATTCTGGAGCGGCAAACGGAACGGACCGAAGTCTTTTTCGTTAACCGGCGAACCCTTCCCTGGCCGTCGGGTGTATTGCGCAATATTGCCATCAAGGCCATCCTGGGGTACATGCATTGGGAGGATCGGCGCTTCGATGATCCGGCAGGACCGGCTGCAAATTGA